A window from Sinorhizobium fredii encodes these proteins:
- a CDS encoding rhomboid family intramembrane serine protease, whose translation MFIPLHDRNALKHIDMQYVTVTLILVNFTVWLFTVPIATEEFANAAVLGFGYIPAIVFDYAILDPALALVPDEFTFVTYSFLHGDFTHLAMNMLFLWVFGDNVEDALGHVRFLLFYLLCAAAGALAHGLIDPASEAPLIGASGAVSGVVAAYFLLHPKVRVWVLVLFRIPLPLPAAIPLAFWIGQQFYMFAVDPGGSVSWTAHIGGILAGLVLVIVLRRRGVPLFDRTIVSPRAVEHESGPVEGTETPLPGKRKPPTPWGRPT comes from the coding sequence ATGTTCATACCGCTGCACGACAGGAACGCCCTGAAGCATATCGACATGCAATATGTGACGGTGACGCTGATCCTCGTCAATTTCACCGTCTGGCTCTTCACCGTACCGATCGCCACCGAGGAGTTCGCCAATGCCGCCGTGCTCGGTTTCGGCTACATCCCGGCGATTGTGTTCGACTACGCCATTCTCGACCCCGCCCTTGCGCTCGTCCCGGACGAGTTCACCTTTGTCACCTATTCCTTCCTGCATGGCGACTTCACCCATCTGGCGATGAACATGCTGTTTCTCTGGGTCTTCGGCGACAATGTCGAGGACGCGCTCGGGCACGTCCGCTTTCTCCTGTTCTATCTGCTGTGCGCCGCCGCCGGCGCGCTGGCGCACGGGCTCATCGATCCCGCCTCTGAAGCGCCGCTGATCGGCGCCTCCGGTGCCGTCTCCGGCGTGGTCGCCGCCTATTTTCTGCTGCACCCGAAGGTCCGGGTCTGGGTGCTCGTGCTTTTCCGCATTCCCTTGCCGCTGCCCGCCGCCATCCCGCTCGCCTTCTGGATCGGCCAGCAGTTCTACATGTTCGCTGTCGATCCGGGCGGCAGCGTCTCCTGGACCGCCCATATCGGCGGCATCCTTGCCGGCCTCGTTCTCGTGATCGTTTTGCGACGCCGCGGCGTGCCGCTTTTCGATCGCACCATTGTCAGCCCCCGCGCCGTCGAACACGAGTCTGGGCCTGTCGAGGGAACGGAGACGCCCCTGCCGGGCAAGCGGAAACCGCCGACCCCCTGGGGCCGTCCGACCTAA
- a CDS encoding electron transfer flavoprotein subunit beta/FixA family protein, whose translation MKILVTVKRVVDFNVKIRVKADGSGVELANVKMSMNPFDEISVEEALRLKEAGKASEVVVVSIGPAKAEETLRTALAMGADRAILVETEDQVEPLAVAKIVKGVAEAEQPGLIIVGKQAIDDDSNQTGQMLSALLGWPQGTFASKVELGDGKVNVTREVDGGLQTVELKLPAVVTTDLRLNEPRYASLPNIMKAKKKPLDRHTPGDFGVDTAPRLKVLKTEEPSGRKAGIKVKSVAELVDKLKSEAGVL comes from the coding sequence ATGAAAATCCTGGTAACGGTGAAACGGGTCGTCGACTTCAACGTCAAGATCCGGGTGAAGGCGGACGGTTCGGGCGTCGAGCTTGCCAATGTGAAGATGTCGATGAACCCGTTCGACGAGATCTCGGTCGAAGAGGCGCTGCGGCTCAAGGAAGCCGGCAAGGCGTCGGAAGTGGTGGTCGTATCGATCGGCCCGGCCAAGGCCGAGGAGACGCTGAGGACCGCGCTCGCCATGGGCGCCGACCGGGCGATCCTCGTCGAGACCGAGGACCAGGTCGAGCCGCTCGCCGTCGCCAAGATCGTCAAGGGTGTCGCCGAAGCCGAACAGCCGGGGCTGATCATCGTCGGCAAGCAGGCGATCGACGACGACAGCAACCAGACCGGCCAGATGCTCTCGGCGCTGCTCGGCTGGCCGCAGGGCACCTTCGCCTCCAAGGTCGAGCTCGGCGACGGCAAGGTCAACGTCACCCGCGAGGTCGACGGCGGCCTGCAGACGGTCGAATTGAAGCTGCCGGCGGTGGTAACCACCGATCTGCGCCTGAACGAGCCGCGCTATGCCTCGCTGCCGAACATCATGAAGGCGAAGAAGAAGCCGCTCGACAGACACACGCCTGGCGATTTCGGCGTCGACACCGCACCGCGGCTGAAGGTCTTGAAGACCGAAGAGCCGTCCGGCCGCAAGGCCGGCATCAAGGTGAAGTCGGTCGCCGAGCTCGTCGACAAGCTCAAGTCCGAAGCCGGCGTGCTTTAA
- a CDS encoding electron transfer flavoprotein subunit alpha/FixB family protein, whose amino-acid sequence MAILLLADHDTTHLSDQTAKALTAATKIGGDVHVLIAGSGVKGVAEQAAKLSGVAKVLVADDASLANNLAEPLAALIVSLAGSYDTLIAAATSVGKNVMPRVAALLDVAQVSEIIEVVSADTYRRPIYAGNAIQTVQTSEAKRVITVRTASFAAAGEGGSAVIESVSAAADPGLSSHVSDALSSSDRPELTSAKIIISGGRALGSSEKFKEVILPVADKLGAAVGASRAAVDAGYAPNDWQVGQTGKVVAPDLYIACGISGAIQHLAGMKDSKVIVAINKDEEAPIFQVADYGLVADLFDVLPELEKAL is encoded by the coding sequence ATGGCCATTCTGCTTCTGGCTGACCACGACACCACCCACCTTTCCGACCAGACGGCGAAGGCGCTGACCGCCGCGACGAAGATCGGCGGCGATGTGCATGTGCTCATTGCCGGCTCAGGCGTTAAAGGGGTCGCCGAGCAGGCGGCCAAGCTTTCCGGCGTCGCCAAGGTGCTGGTCGCCGACGACGCCTCGCTCGCCAACAACCTGGCCGAGCCGCTGGCGGCGCTGATCGTCTCGCTCGCCGGTTCCTACGACACGCTGATTGCCGCCGCCACCTCGGTCGGCAAGAACGTCATGCCGCGGGTTGCCGCCCTCCTCGACGTCGCCCAGGTCTCGGAGATCATCGAAGTGGTCTCTGCCGACACTTATCGGCGGCCGATCTATGCCGGCAATGCCATCCAGACGGTGCAGACGAGCGAAGCCAAGCGGGTGATCACCGTCAGGACCGCCTCGTTCGCCGCCGCCGGTGAAGGCGGTTCAGCGGTCATCGAGAGCGTCTCGGCCGCCGCCGATCCGGGGCTTTCCAGTCACGTCTCCGACGCGCTGTCCTCCTCCGACCGGCCGGAGCTGACCTCGGCGAAGATCATCATCTCCGGCGGCCGGGCGCTCGGCTCCTCGGAGAAGTTCAAGGAGGTGATCCTGCCGGTCGCCGACAAGCTCGGCGCCGCCGTCGGCGCCTCGCGCGCCGCCGTCGATGCCGGCTATGCGCCGAACGACTGGCAGGTCGGCCAGACCGGCAAGGTGGTCGCCCCCGACCTCTACATCGCCTGCGGTATCTCCGGCGCCATCCAACACCTCGCCGGCATGAAGGATTCGAAGGTGATCGTCGCCATCAACAAGGACGAGGAGGCGCCGATCTTCCAGGTCGCCGACTACGGCCTCGTCGCCGATCTCTTCGACGTCCTGCCGGAACTGGAAAAGGCGCTTTGA